The Bacteroidota bacterium genome window below encodes:
- a CDS encoding GNAT family N-acetyltransferase, translated as MNIQSANSDESIEKCFLVMKTLRPHLEKNSFVDIIKDMATRGYKLIFIEENGIALAASGYRFAEHLHWGKAIYIDDLTTLPEARGKGYASALLDHITSVAKENGCAQVHLDSGCNPARYDAHRLYLKHGFNITSFHFAKAVISE; from the coding sequence ATGAACATTCAATCAGCCAATTCAGACGAATCGATCGAAAAGTGTTTTTTGGTCATGAAAACGCTTCGTCCGCATTTAGAAAAAAACTCCTTTGTTGACATAATTAAAGATATGGCAACACGAGGATATAAACTGATCTTCATTGAAGAAAATGGAATTGCTCTGGCAGCTTCCGGATATCGTTTTGCAGAACACTTACATTGGGGAAAAGCAATTTACATTGATGATCTCACAACACTCCCTGAAGCACGCGGAAAAGGCTACGCTTCTGCTCTGTTGGATCACATTACCTCTGTCGCAAAAGAAAACGGTTGCGCTCAGGTTCATCTGGATTCAGGATGCAATCCCGCACGTTATGATGCACATCGACTCTATCTGAAACATGGGTTTAATATTACATCTTTTCATTTTGCAAAAGCGGTAATTAGCGAGTAG
- a CDS encoding YqgE/AlgH family protein, with translation MVRAESGMKKKAKTLPKPFVGALLISEPFNPEPTFKRSVVLISQHTGKGSIGFIINKPTQLKVCEALDDFPEFDACIYWGGSIKLDSIYYIHSIPHLKGAHKISEGLYWGGDYQQLKLMIEAEEIKPEQIKFLAGYSAWHKKDLQEELKTDNWWITEADAYDILIEEPTVMWGNVLQRMGHVYGILNDFPEDPNLN, from the coding sequence ATGGTACGAGCCGAATCCGGTATGAAAAAGAAAGCCAAAACTTTACCTAAGCCATTTGTAGGAGCACTTTTGATCTCAGAGCCATTTAATCCTGAGCCTACTTTTAAGCGTTCCGTTGTGTTGATCAGTCAGCATACCGGCAAAGGTTCAATTGGATTCATCATCAACAAACCAACGCAATTGAAAGTATGTGAAGCGCTGGACGATTTTCCGGAGTTTGATGCTTGCATTTACTGGGGTGGATCGATCAAACTTGATTCGATCTATTACATACATTCCATTCCACATTTAAAAGGAGCGCATAAGATTTCGGAAGGTTTGTATTGGGGTGGAGATTACCAACAATTAAAACTGATGATCGAAGCTGAAGAGATCAAACCGGAACAGATAAAATTTCTTGCCGGCTATTCTGCATGGCATAAAAAAGATCTGCAGGAAGAATTAAAGACAGATAACTGGTGGATCACTGAAGCGGATGCTTACGATATTTTAATTGAAGAGCCTACAGTTATGTGGGGAAATGTACTACAACGTATGGGACACGTTTATGGAATTCTGAATGATTTTCCGGAAGATCCGAATCTAAATTAG